The following nucleotide sequence is from Bacteroidota bacterium.
AAAAACGAAATTACCACTATACCTATAATCACTGTGAGTATGTATACGGTAACAAACGACAGTACACTGGAAATTATTTTTGGATGCATGGCTTGATTGTCCAATCGCACCGGGATGATCGCATTGGGGTGAATAATTCTCTTAAGCTCCAGCAGCCCGTTCTTAATTAATAGAACTATGCGCACGACTTTAATACTACTGGCTGTGGAACCTGCTGAACCTCCAATGAACATCAAAACCATGAGCAAAACCCATGCTATAGGAACCCATTTCAAGTAATCCTGAGTGGCGAATCCAGTGGTAGTAATGATGCTGGCTACTTGAAAAAGAGAATGCCTGAAGGCTGATTCGGTAGAATAAGAATTATTTGAAAGTATTAATAATGAAGTAATTATAATTGTAAATGTCAAAATTATTCCCAGATACCACCGTAACTCTTCGTTTTTCCAGATTGGTCTGAATTTTAGCTGAAAACCAAAATATGCCAGTGTGAAGTTCATTCCGGCAATTATCATAAAAATAGAAATAATGTAATGGGTGTAACCTGTCTGAAAGAAAGCGATGTTTTCTCCTTTAGTTGAGAAACCCCCTGTTGACATGGTTGTAAACGAATGGGTAACTGCATCGAAAAGGTTCATTTCGCCTGCCCATAGCAGCAAAACCTGAATGAGTGTAATTGCAGCATAAACTCCCCAGAGTATCTTGGCGGTTTCTTTTACACGTGGATGCAATTTATCAGGAGTGGGGCCAGGAACTTCTGCTACAAATAGTTGCATGCCACCAATACCTAACGTGGGCAAAACAACCAGTGACAACACAATGATTCCCATACCACCAAGCCATTGAATTAGGCTCCGCCAAAAATGCAGCCCCAATGGTAATTGGTCAATTTCCTGAGCCGATAGTATGGAGGCACCTGTAGTGGTGAAACCTGATATGGTTTCAAAAAAGGCATCAGTATACGACCCTATACTGCCGGAAATAACAAATGGAAGAGCACCAAATGCTGAAAAAAGCAGCCAACCAAAGGTAACAATCAGATAACCTTCTCTTTTTCCCAATTTTTTCTTTTTATCTCTGAAGAACCACCAAACTACTGTGCCAGAGAAAGAAGTGATAAATGCAGATAACAAAATTGATTTCCAGGTAGCTTCGTGATAGATTAGGGAGACAGATACGGCGGTTGCGATGAATATACCTTCAATGATGAGTAAAATACCCATGATATATCCAACAACTTTAATGTTTACCATTTTTAGCTAAAAAATTTTGCCGCTTTGCTTATGGCCGATGGCATGGCAAATACTATTACTTTATCGCCTTCCTGCAATTGGGTAGAACCTTTGCCAATAAAACTTTTGTCATCGCGTATGATGCCTCCGATAATACAATCTTTCGGAAAATCAACCTTTTGCAGGATTGATTGAGTAATCTTCGCCCCAATTGGAACCATAAACTCCAACACTTCAGCGTCTGTACCTGTCAGGCAGCGTACAGCTGTTACATTTTCACTTGTCGTAAACCTGAATATACGGCTTGCCGTAATGATTTTTTTATTGATAATGGTGTCAATTCCCATATTTTCTGCCAGGGCTATGTATTCAATGTTTTCAACTTCGGCAATGGTTTTTTTTACCCCCAGTCTTTTAGCTAACATCGCGGCCAGAATATTTACTTCGCTGTCGCCGGTAACAGCAATAAAGGCATCCATTTTGTTGAGACCTTCCTCCATAAGCAGGTTGTAGTCGCGTCCATCGCCATTAATAACCAGGGTGTTGTTGAGCTGATTCGAAAGCGTATAACTTTTTTCGCGGTCCTTTTCAATAAGCTTCACATTATGATGACTTCCAAGCTCGTGGGCTGCAAGGGCTCCGATTTTGCTTCCGCCTAAAATCATGATATCCCGAACTTCGTATTGTTCTTTTCCGGCGTAGGCCAGAAGGTCATTGTTGTCTTTTTCAGTGGAAATCACATAAACCAGATCTCCTGCTTCGAATACATGATTGCCATTTGGAATAATCGTTTTCCCACTTCGGGTAACGGCCACTGCCCGGTAATCGTCGGTTTTGGTTTCCTTCATTATCCTGCTAAGGCTTTTGCCTATTACCGGCGAATCTTCTTCGAGTTTTATAGCAAAAAGCGCGAGCATACCTTTGGAGAAGTCTGCTATGTCTTTGCTGCCTGTTTGTTCCAGTAGTCCAATTATTTCGCGTGCTGCTATTTTTTCGGGATAGATCATGTAATCGATACCCATTTCTACAAAATGATCACGGTATTTGGCATACAAATATTCCTGGTTGTCGATACGGGCAATGGTTTTCTTTGCTCCTAAACGTTTGCTTAATATAGCAGCAGTAATATTGATTTCTTCTGTTTTCGCTACGGATATAAATAGGTCTACTTTTTTGATGTTTGTGTCCAATAAATCAGGAATGGAGATAGCAGAACCTGTGCGTGTCATTACATCGAGATTCGAACCTACTTGCCTTAATTTTGCCTCATCCGGATCGAGCAGGATGATGTCGTGTTTCTCTTCACTTAGCATCTTTGCCAAATGAGAACCTACAGCCCCTGCTCCTGCAATTACAATTTTCATTATTAGTGATTAATTCAAGCTGCAAAATAAACATGTTTACGGGTTAATTCGCAATGACAACCGACATTTTTCAATGAATTGCCCTTCCTGTGTAATTTAATTCGCAAGGCTTTTTTGTTGAAGTTAAGTGTTGGTTAGTACAAGGGAATGGTAAATGCACCGTTTTGGGCTAAATCTATTGTTTCAAGTTCTTTGGTTAAGGCAAATTTTACCCACTTATCGCGCGCATAATTGCTTAAAGTATTGCCAAGGATAATGGGGCCTGTCCATTCAAAATTTGCACTTGGCATAACTTTTCCAAAGACATAAAGGTAGCTTTTGTGATTACTTGTGAATTTTGAAGGCAGATATTTTTCTGTCATTATCAGTTCAATTTCATCGTTAGCACTGATAAGGGTATAGCCATTTTGGGCCTCTGTGGTTCCGTCCTTTTCATGTCTGCTGTAAAGGCGAAAAGTTTCTACAGGTTCGTGAATACGCATTTTTAACCAATGTTTCTTCAGGTAATATTTTTTCAAACTTTCAAACCTTGACTCACTGCTACTTACAATCAGGAAGTTTTTATTGTCACCATAAATGCCAATCATTTCGGCACCCGGTTGGGCATAGGCAATGAGTTTCCGATTCTGATTATGTGTTTGGGTTTGGTAAAACGCATATCCTGACCAAAGCAGAAACATAGCCAAAGCCATTAGTAGCAATTTATTCCTGGCTTCCAAAAGCCATTTGGAAAGCAAAATTAAAATCGCAAAGGAAAACAGTATAGCAGGTCTGTCAAAGTGTATATTCTCT
It contains:
- a CDS encoding TrkH family potassium uptake protein, whose protein sequence is MGILLIIEGIFIATAVSVSLIYHEATWKSILLSAFITSFSGTVVWWFFRDKKKKLGKREGYLIVTFGWLLFSAFGALPFVISGSIGSYTDAFFETISGFTTTGASILSAQEIDQLPLGLHFWRSLIQWLGGMGIIVLSLVVLPTLGIGGMQLFVAEVPGPTPDKLHPRVKETAKILWGVYAAITLIQVLLLWAGEMNLFDAVTHSFTTMSTGGFSTKGENIAFFQTGYTHYIISIFMIIAGMNFTLAYFGFQLKFRPIWKNEELRWYLGIILTFTIIITSLLILSNNSYSTESAFRHSLFQVASIITTTGFATQDYLKWVPIAWVLLMVLMFIGGSAGSTASSIKVVRIVLLIKNGLLELKRIIHPNAIIPVRLDNQAMHPKIISSVLSFVTVYILTVIIGIVVISFLGYDLETSIGAVAATLGNIGPGLGEVGPAGNFGHFSIFGKWFFSFLMLIGRLELFTALIILSPAFWKK
- the trkA gene encoding Trk system potassium transporter TrkA, with translation MKIVIAGAGAVGSHLAKMLSEEKHDIILLDPDEAKLRQVGSNLDVMTRTGSAISIPDLLDTNIKKVDLFISVAKTEEINITAAILSKRLGAKKTIARIDNQEYLYAKYRDHFVEMGIDYMIYPEKIAAREIIGLLEQTGSKDIADFSKGMLALFAIKLEEDSPVIGKSLSRIMKETKTDDYRAVAVTRSGKTIIPNGNHVFEAGDLVYVISTEKDNNDLLAYAGKEQYEVRDIMILGGSKIGALAAHELGSHHNVKLIEKDREKSYTLSNQLNNTLVINGDGRDYNLLMEEGLNKMDAFIAVTGDSEVNILAAMLAKRLGVKKTIAEVENIEYIALAENMGIDTIINKKIITASRIFRFTTSENVTAVRCLTGTDAEVLEFMVPIGAKITQSILQKVDFPKDCIIGGIIRDDKSFIGKGSTQLQEGDKVIVFAMPSAISKAAKFFS